Proteins from one Cervus canadensis isolate Bull #8, Minnesota chromosome 25, ASM1932006v1, whole genome shotgun sequence genomic window:
- the LOC122427246 gene encoding glycosylation-dependent cell adhesion molecule 1-like, translated as MKVLCVLLLASLAATSLAILNEPEDETHLEAQPTDTSAQFIISNLQISNEDLSKEPSISREELIPKEQIVIKSSRRPQNQNPKLPLSILKEKHLRNAALESEETTEHTPSAASTTEGTLMEIGHKIRRNLENTVEEIIKYLKSLFPHASEVMKP; from the exons ATGAAAGTCCTCTGCGTCCTGCTTCTGGCCAGCTTGGCCGCCACCTCTCTCGCCATCCTTAACG agccAGAAGATGAAACCCACCTGGAGGCTCAGCCCACAGATACCT CTGCTCAGTTCATCATCAGCAACCTCCAGATCTCCAATGAGGACCTTTCTAAGGAGCCTTCCATCTCCAGAGAAGAGTTGATTCCCAAAGAGCAAATTGTGATCAAATCTTCCAGGAGACCGCAGAATCAGAACCCCAAGCTGCCTCTGTCCATACTCAAGGAAAAACATCTCAGAAATGCTGCCCTTGAATCAGAAGAGACTACAGAACACACTCCCAGTGCTG CATCCACCACAGAAGGAACACTGATGGAGATCGGTCATAAAATCAGGAGGAATCTGGAAAACACAgtggaagaaatcataaaatatctgaaaagccTATTCCCTCATGCCTCTGAAGTCATGAAGCCGTAG